Proteins encoded in a region of the Streptomyces sp. NBC_00310 genome:
- a CDS encoding glycoside hydrolase family 78 protein yields the protein MSLERPEPGTAVVSIRFEHREDALGVGTPEPRLSWQVRTDDPAWRQTAYEVELDGGTTARVESAEQVLVPWPFAPLASRGRASVRIRVASAARWSDWSAPATVETGLLRPDDWTARFITPRHHGALDAPAPELVRTVVLRTDVASARLYATAHGVYTASLNGSRVGDEVLAPGWTSYHHRLRYQTHDVTALLREGENTLSVVLGNGWYRGHLGWWGARARYGDRLALLAQLEVRYTDGSVEVFGSDEEWRARDTGIVTDDLYKGQRTDLRFTPGAADGPVDVLSDEEADLARLVAPEGPPVRVTEVLPALRVWQSPSGRTLVDFGQNIVGRVRLRVRDATAGAEVVVRHAEVLENGELCTRPLRTADSVDTYLLADAEETVLEPSLTFHGFRYAEITGVPDPAGEDLHAVVVGSDLRRTGWFSCSDPDLEQFHENVVRGTRGNFLDIPTDCPQRDERLGWTGDIQVFSPTASFLFDSAGFLSSWLADLAADQHTDGAVPWVVPDVLDTEAPTAAAWGDAAPVVPWVLYERYGDAGVLRRQFTSARGWVDKIASLTTDGVWAGGFQFGDWLDPAAPPEDPFAARTPPDVVATACLVRCADVVARTAEVLGHAEEAARYSGLADRTRAAFARAFVTPAGRVLGDSPTAYAMALQWDLLPTARRREAAGHRLADLVRTNGFRIATGFVGTPLMTDALTSAGHPDLAHRLLLEKGCPSWLYPVTMGATTVWERWDSMLPDGTVNPGRMTSFNHYALGAVADWMHRTVAGLAPAAPGYREILVRPLPDRSLTHAAARHLTPYGEVSVCWRREDGRFDLEVVVPAGTRATVHLPGPGAPPVTVAHGTHAWTVDDPCLAPAPPEVVTVRDLMDEPGLWGRTAAVLARHGLGDDSAQLARRLGPFLDLPAGRLPALLNKVVFEDGGADATAELDALLSGTAG from the coding sequence ATGAGTCTTGAGCGTCCGGAACCCGGCACCGCAGTGGTGTCGATCCGTTTCGAGCACCGCGAGGACGCGCTCGGCGTCGGCACCCCCGAACCCCGCCTGTCCTGGCAGGTCCGCACCGACGACCCCGCCTGGCGGCAGACGGCGTACGAGGTGGAGCTGGACGGCGGTACGACGGCACGGGTCGAGTCGGCCGAACAGGTGCTGGTGCCCTGGCCCTTCGCGCCCCTGGCCTCGCGCGGCCGGGCGAGCGTCCGGATCCGGGTGGCCTCCGCGGCGCGCTGGAGCGACTGGAGCGCGCCCGCCACCGTGGAGACGGGACTGCTGCGCCCCGACGACTGGACCGCCCGCTTCATCACCCCCCGCCACCACGGCGCCCTGGACGCGCCGGCTCCGGAGCTCGTCCGGACGGTCGTGCTGCGGACGGACGTGGCCTCCGCCCGCCTCTACGCCACCGCCCACGGGGTCTACACCGCGTCCCTCAACGGCAGCCGGGTCGGCGACGAGGTGCTCGCCCCCGGCTGGACCAGCTACCACCACCGGCTGCGCTACCAGACGCACGACGTCACCGCACTGCTGCGCGAGGGCGAGAACACTCTCTCGGTCGTGCTCGGCAACGGCTGGTACCGCGGACACCTCGGCTGGTGGGGCGCCCGCGCCCGGTACGGCGACCGGCTGGCCCTGCTCGCGCAGCTCGAGGTCCGCTACACCGACGGATCGGTGGAGGTCTTCGGCTCCGACGAGGAGTGGCGGGCCCGGGACACCGGCATCGTCACGGACGACCTCTACAAGGGCCAGCGCACCGACCTGCGGTTCACACCGGGCGCCGCCGACGGCCCGGTGGACGTGCTGTCCGACGAGGAGGCGGACCTCGCCCGGCTCGTGGCCCCGGAGGGTCCGCCCGTCCGTGTCACCGAGGTGCTGCCGGCCCTGCGGGTCTGGCAGTCGCCGTCCGGCCGTACGCTCGTCGACTTCGGGCAGAACATCGTCGGCCGGGTCCGGCTGCGCGTGCGTGACGCCACCGCCGGCGCGGAGGTCGTCGTCCGGCACGCCGAGGTCCTGGAGAACGGGGAGCTGTGCACCAGGCCGCTGCGGACGGCCGACTCCGTCGACACCTACCTCCTGGCCGACGCCGAGGAGACCGTCCTCGAACCCTCGCTCACGTTCCACGGTTTCCGGTACGCCGAGATCACCGGCGTACCGGACCCGGCCGGCGAGGACCTGCACGCCGTGGTGGTGGGCAGCGACCTGCGCCGCACGGGCTGGTTCTCCTGCTCCGACCCGGACCTGGAGCAGTTCCACGAGAACGTCGTCCGGGGCACACGAGGCAACTTCCTGGACATCCCCACGGACTGCCCGCAGCGTGACGAGCGGCTCGGCTGGACCGGCGACATCCAGGTCTTCTCCCCCACCGCCTCCTTCCTCTTCGACTCGGCCGGCTTCCTGTCCTCCTGGCTCGCCGACCTCGCCGCCGACCAGCACACCGACGGCGCGGTGCCCTGGGTGGTCCCCGACGTCCTGGACACCGAGGCCCCGACGGCGGCGGCCTGGGGCGACGCGGCGCCCGTGGTGCCCTGGGTGCTGTACGAGCGCTACGGCGATGCCGGCGTCCTCCGGCGGCAGTTCACCAGCGCCCGAGGCTGGGTCGACAAGATCGCCTCGCTCACCACCGACGGGGTGTGGGCGGGCGGCTTCCAGTTCGGCGACTGGCTCGACCCGGCCGCCCCGCCCGAGGACCCGTTCGCCGCCCGTACACCGCCCGATGTCGTCGCCACCGCCTGTCTGGTCCGGTGCGCCGACGTCGTGGCCCGCACCGCGGAGGTACTGGGCCACGCCGAGGAGGCCGCCCGGTACTCCGGACTCGCCGACCGGACCCGTGCGGCGTTCGCCCGCGCGTTCGTCACCCCGGCCGGGCGCGTGCTGGGCGACTCCCCGACGGCGTACGCCATGGCCCTGCAGTGGGATCTGCTGCCCACCGCGCGCCGGCGCGAGGCCGCCGGACACCGGCTCGCCGACCTCGTCCGCACGAACGGCTTCCGCATCGCCACCGGCTTCGTCGGCACCCCGCTGATGACCGACGCCCTCACCTCCGCCGGCCACCCGGACCTCGCCCACCGGCTGCTGCTGGAGAAGGGCTGCCCCTCCTGGCTGTATCCCGTGACGATGGGTGCCACCACGGTCTGGGAACGCTGGGACAGCATGCTGCCCGACGGCACGGTCAACCCCGGCCGGATGACCTCCTTCAACCACTACGCCCTCGGGGCCGTCGCCGACTGGATGCACCGCACCGTGGCGGGACTGGCCCCGGCCGCGCCCGGTTACCGCGAGATCCTCGTACGCCCGCTGCCGGACCGGTCCCTGACCCACGCCGCGGCCCGGCATCTGACTCCGTACGGCGAGGTGTCGGTGTGCTGGCGGCGCGAGGACGGCCGCTTCGACCTGGAGGTGGTCGTGCCCGCGGGAACACGGGCCACCGTCCACCTTCCGGGTCCCGGGGCACCTCCGGTGACCGTGGCGCACGGCACGCACGCGTGGACCGTCGACGATCCCTGCCTCGCCCCGGCGCCGCCCGAGGTGGTCACCGTGCGGGACCTGATGGACGAGCCCGGCCTCTGGGGGCGCACGGCAGCCGTCCTGGCCCGGCACGGTCTGGGGGACGACTCCGCGCAACTGGCCCGGCGGCTGGGGCCCTTCCTGGACCTGCCGGCCGGCCGGCTGCCCGCACTGCTGAACAAGGTCGTCTTCGAGGACGGCGGCGCCGACGCGACCGCCGAACTCGACGCCCTCCTGAGCGGCACGGCGGGCTGA
- a CDS encoding LacI family DNA-binding transcriptional regulator, translating to MQPAGGSKRVTIADVARVAGVSTSAVSKVLNNAYGVSPAMHDRVRTAMAELGYRPHAAARGMRGRTYTLGVLLASIRNAFYADLLDGMNAALRNTEYALFLGSSGSSEMEDQTKLIHAMVDRQMDGLVLIAPAVPRTEVVRVATEVPTVVIGHHDPSPAYDCVVNQDGAGADLVVDHLVALGHRDIAHVSHPTARGTEWEQRPEHHVRAAYRAAMTRHGLADLARVVRSGYSDEGGYRGAMELLTSTRPPTAIFAGADVAATGVFRAASELGLRIPDDLSLAGYNNTSVAALAPVSLTSVDQAGAVMGETAARLLLERIEKRRERSLVMASTPHLVTRGSTAPPRT from the coding sequence GTGCAACCAGCGGGCGGCTCGAAGAGAGTCACGATCGCCGATGTCGCGCGCGTCGCCGGCGTGTCCACCTCGGCGGTGTCGAAGGTCCTGAACAACGCCTACGGGGTGAGCCCGGCGATGCACGACCGGGTACGGACGGCCATGGCCGAGCTGGGCTACCGCCCGCACGCCGCCGCCCGGGGCATGAGGGGCCGTACGTACACGCTCGGCGTCCTTCTCGCGAGCATCCGCAACGCCTTCTACGCCGACCTCCTGGACGGGATGAACGCGGCCCTGCGGAACACCGAGTACGCGCTGTTCCTCGGCTCCAGCGGCTCCTCCGAGATGGAGGACCAGACCAAGCTGATCCACGCCATGGTGGACCGGCAGATGGACGGCCTGGTCCTGATCGCGCCGGCCGTGCCCCGCACGGAGGTGGTGCGCGTCGCGACCGAAGTGCCGACCGTGGTGATCGGCCATCACGACCCCTCCCCGGCGTACGACTGCGTGGTCAACCAGGACGGCGCCGGCGCCGATCTCGTCGTCGACCACCTGGTCGCCCTCGGGCACCGCGACATAGCCCATGTATCGCATCCGACGGCGCGCGGCACAGAGTGGGAGCAGCGGCCCGAGCACCACGTCCGGGCCGCCTACCGGGCGGCGATGACCCGGCACGGCCTGGCGGACCTGGCCCGGGTGGTGCGGTCCGGGTACTCGGACGAGGGCGGGTACCGCGGCGCCATGGAACTGCTCACCTCCACGCGCCCGCCCACCGCGATCTTCGCCGGCGCGGACGTGGCGGCGACCGGCGTCTTCCGTGCCGCCTCCGAGCTCGGCCTGCGCATCCCCGACGACCTCTCGCTCGCCGGATACAACAACACCTCGGTCGCCGCACTCGCGCCGGTGAGCCTGACCAGCGTCGACCAGGCGGGCGCCGTGATGGGCGAGACGGCCGCCCGGCTGCTGCTGGAGCGGATCGAGAAGCGGCGTGAGCGCTCCCTGGTCATGGCGTCGACACCACACCTGGTGACGCGCGGCAGTACGGCACCGCCCCGCACCTGA